One part of the Clostridium thermosuccinogenes genome encodes these proteins:
- a CDS encoding HD domain-containing protein, whose amino-acid sequence MKKLLKSKLYSGSDNYSTTEYENCINDLINHEMIVSMKNFTQHGNVSCLEHCINVSYSSYIICKRLGLDYRSAARGGLLHDFFLYDWHTDKPYKGLHGLVHPRIALDNAIKYFDLNEKEKDIIQKHMWPLTMRPPRYKESFIVLCVDKYCAFMETVTYKGRVYTNKLFAALGKKINV is encoded by the coding sequence ATGAAAAAACTGCTGAAATCAAAGTTGTACTCAGGTTCAGATAACTACAGTACAACAGAATACGAAAACTGCATTAATGATCTCATTAACCATGAAATGATAGTTTCTATGAAAAATTTCACGCAGCATGGCAATGTAAGCTGTCTTGAGCACTGCATCAACGTATCCTACAGCAGCTATATAATATGCAAACGGTTGGGACTGGACTACCGTTCAGCTGCCAGGGGAGGCTTACTGCACGACTTTTTTCTGTACGACTGGCATACCGATAAGCCATATAAAGGGTTGCATGGGCTTGTACATCCCCGTATCGCATTAGATAACGCCATCAAGTATTTCGACCTTAATGAAAAAGAAAAGGATATCATTCAAAAACACATGTGGCCACTAACCATGAGACCGCCGAGGTATAAGGAATCTTTTATCGTTCTGTGCGTTGACAAGTATTGCGCTTTTATGGAGACTGTAACCTACAAAGGAAGAGTATATACCAACAAGCTATTTGCAGCATTGGGAAAAAAGATTAATGTTTAA
- a CDS encoding multicopper oxidase family protein: MELSKFVDKLPIPKKLCPKYKGHGWSYYEIRMKEFKQKLHRDLGETTLWGYEGCYPGPTIEVRKREKVLIKWINELPDKHILPVDKTLHGAEHDVPEVRTVVHLHGANVEPDSDGHPEAWFTRDFKVRGPKFATKIYEYTNDQPATALWYHDHALGITRLNVYAGLAGMYIIRDKYKDKLNLPSGEYEIPLVIQDKMFKENGELYYPEQPDNPPPGLPNPSVLPAFTGDVILVNGMVWPYHEVEPRKYRFRVVNASNTRFYNLKLSQEGDATAPPWYQIGSDGGLFDIPVPMISLILAPAERADLIVDFTDFAGKKIQMLNDAVASDDPTHSIMEFRVTKKLKGEDKSYLPSHLCHVRRIPEYKACKVRDLSFGAVNDPNYPRPLFLLDNKMWSDPISETPELGSVEIWRLINPGQFPHPLHIHLVQFQILDRQPFDVERYNATQGKELVFTGGRVLPDLNERGWKDTVRAEAGFVTRIISRFIDFSGQYVWHCHILEHEDHEMMRPFLVKEPEKH; the protein is encoded by the coding sequence ATGGAATTGTCCAAATTTGTCGACAAACTTCCCATTCCCAAAAAGCTTTGCCCAAAGTACAAAGGCCATGGCTGGAGCTATTATGAAATACGAATGAAAGAGTTTAAGCAAAAGCTTCACAGAGATTTGGGAGAAACTACTCTATGGGGTTATGAAGGGTGCTATCCAGGACCGACCATAGAAGTAAGAAAACGTGAAAAAGTGCTGATAAAATGGATCAATGAGCTGCCGGACAAACATATTCTTCCCGTAGATAAAACATTACATGGAGCTGAGCATGATGTACCAGAAGTAAGAACTGTTGTCCACCTTCATGGGGCCAACGTAGAGCCTGATAGTGATGGCCATCCGGAAGCTTGGTTTACAAGAGATTTCAAAGTACGGGGACCGAAGTTTGCGACCAAGATTTATGAGTACACCAACGATCAGCCTGCAACTGCCCTGTGGTACCATGACCATGCGCTGGGAATCACCAGGCTCAACGTGTATGCAGGACTGGCAGGAATGTATATAATCAGGGACAAGTATAAAGACAAGCTGAATCTTCCCAGTGGAGAATATGAAATACCTCTGGTTATACAGGATAAGATGTTCAAGGAAAACGGAGAGCTGTATTATCCCGAACAGCCTGACAATCCACCGCCCGGGCTGCCAAACCCCTCCGTTCTGCCTGCATTTACCGGGGATGTAATATTGGTAAACGGTATGGTATGGCCCTACCATGAGGTCGAACCCAGAAAGTATAGATTCAGAGTTGTGAATGCTTCCAATACCAGATTTTATAATTTAAAGCTGTCCCAGGAAGGAGATGCAACAGCACCTCCTTGGTATCAGATAGGAAGCGATGGAGGTCTGTTTGACATTCCTGTGCCTATGATATCGCTTATCCTTGCTCCCGCCGAAAGAGCTGACTTGATTGTTGACTTTACAGATTTTGCAGGCAAAAAGATCCAAATGCTCAATGATGCCGTAGCTTCGGACGACCCAACTCACAGTATTATGGAATTCAGAGTAACCAAGAAGCTTAAAGGAGAGGATAAAAGCTATCTTCCGTCCCACCTTTGTCATGTAAGGCGTATTCCTGAATACAAGGCATGTAAAGTCAGGGATTTAAGCTTTGGAGCCGTTAATGATCCCAATTATCCTCGCCCGCTTTTTTTGCTGGACAATAAAATGTGGTCTGATCCTATTTCTGAAACACCAGAGCTGGGATCTGTGGAAATATGGCGCTTAATAAACCCAGGACAGTTTCCACACCCCTTGCATATACACCTTGTTCAGTTTCAGATACTTGACAGACAGCCTTTTGATGTTGAGAGATACAATGCAACTCAGGGAAAAGAGCTTGTGTTTACCGGTGGAAGAGTCTTACCCGACTTGAATGAAAGAGGGTGGAAAGACACAGTCAGGGCTGAAGCAGGATTTGTTACAAGGATAATTAGCAGGTTCATAGATTTCAGCGGCCAGTATGTATGGCACTGTCATATCCTGGAGCACGAGGATCATGAAATGATGCGTCCGTTTTTGGTAAAGGAACCCGAAAAAC